A window from Sphingobium sp. EM0848 encodes these proteins:
- a CDS encoding type I secretion system permease/ATPase, giving the protein MLERSTLSLAEWLDHQGTPSDELVESIAHAARHFDRSPGIVNLRAGLAVDESGRLPFHQTESALDQIGLLSDHVRGRLDKWRPGNLPAILPLRGSRFLLLLDLRAGDALVQLPHATEPVWAPISDLGSHFTGEALVVMADHGRERAEERPWDERARQHWFWREVWRARGSFGYVMLAAAIINLLAFALPLFTMNVYDRIIPNKAASSLWVLGIGVMLAFSLDFALRIARARLVDEAGREIDERLSQRLFEKVMNTPLASRAGSTGALARRVSEFESVREFFTSTTVVLVVDIAFLFFFVAIIALLGGWLAIVPVVMMGIMASAGFFLQRSMARLSRDAQADSSLQSSALVEAIGGIETLKACRAEGRMLDRWRRYARMSAATQEKLRRLSSKSVTLAALCQQVTSIALVIGGFYMFAAGDISMGAIIAIVMLAGRSLAPVGQLAFVIVRARQAMTTLDSLQTLIDQPDERLDGARGIIPRVRKGAIVMQGLEFAYPGASQPSLRGIDLRVEPGERIGLIGRVASGKSTLGRVICGLYPSTGGAMTIDDVDSRQYHPHELRSAFRYVGQDAELFSGSVRENLLLGAREADDEKLLEALERSGASRFFGRDAAGFDLHIGERGNRLSGGQRSFLVLARALVEPAKLLFLDEPTGAMDNQTENLFIDHLEKALEPQQTLIVSTHRHALLRIVDRLIVIDQGVVLADGPRDEIIGQLQRGAGQ; this is encoded by the coding sequence ATGTTGGAACGAAGCACATTAAGTCTGGCCGAATGGCTGGACCATCAGGGCACGCCCAGTGACGAACTGGTGGAGAGCATCGCCCATGCGGCGCGGCATTTCGACCGCTCGCCGGGGATCGTAAACCTTCGCGCGGGTCTCGCCGTCGATGAATCCGGGCGTCTGCCCTTTCATCAAACGGAGTCCGCGCTCGACCAGATCGGCCTTTTGAGCGATCATGTCCGAGGTCGACTGGACAAATGGCGGCCGGGCAATCTGCCCGCGATCCTGCCTTTGCGGGGCAGCCGTTTCCTGTTGCTGCTGGACCTGCGTGCCGGCGATGCACTGGTGCAGCTGCCGCATGCGACCGAGCCGGTCTGGGCGCCCATCAGCGATCTCGGCAGCCATTTCACCGGCGAAGCGCTGGTCGTCATGGCCGATCATGGCCGCGAACGCGCCGAGGAACGGCCATGGGACGAACGGGCGCGCCAGCATTGGTTCTGGCGTGAGGTGTGGCGCGCGCGCGGTTCTTTCGGCTATGTCATGCTGGCCGCGGCGATTATCAATCTGCTCGCCTTCGCGCTGCCGCTGTTCACGATGAACGTCTATGACCGGATCATCCCCAACAAGGCGGCGTCCAGCCTGTGGGTGCTGGGTATCGGCGTGATGCTGGCGTTCAGCCTGGACTTCGCGCTGCGGATCGCCCGCGCAAGGCTGGTGGACGAGGCCGGGCGGGAAATCGACGAGCGCCTGTCGCAACGCCTGTTCGAAAAGGTAATGAACACCCCGCTCGCCAGCCGCGCGGGCAGCACCGGCGCGCTGGCGCGGCGGGTGTCGGAGTTCGAATCCGTCCGCGAATTCTTCACCTCGACCACGGTCGTTCTGGTGGTGGACATTGCGTTCCTCTTCTTCTTCGTCGCGATCATTGCGCTTCTGGGGGGCTGGCTGGCCATCGTGCCTGTCGTCATGATGGGGATCATGGCGAGCGCGGGATTTTTCCTGCAACGGTCGATGGCCCGGCTGTCACGCGATGCGCAGGCGGACTCCAGCCTGCAAAGCTCGGCTCTGGTCGAAGCGATCGGCGGCATCGAGACGCTGAAGGCCTGCCGCGCCGAAGGGCGGATGCTGGACCGTTGGCGCCGCTATGCGCGGATGAGCGCGGCGACGCAGGAAAAGCTGCGGCGGCTCTCTTCGAAGAGCGTCACCTTGGCCGCCTTGTGCCAGCAGGTGACGAGCATCGCGCTGGTGATCGGCGGCTTCTACATGTTCGCGGCGGGCGACATTTCGATGGGTGCGATCATCGCCATCGTCATGCTGGCCGGACGTTCGCTGGCGCCGGTTGGGCAACTGGCCTTCGTGATCGTGCGGGCGCGGCAGGCGATGACGACGCTGGACAGCCTCCAGACGTTGATCGACCAGCCCGACGAGCGGCTGGACGGCGCGCGGGGGATCATCCCCCGAGTCCGCAAGGGCGCCATCGTCATGCAGGGGCTGGAATTCGCCTATCCCGGCGCCAGCCAGCCCAGCCTGCGCGGCATCGACCTGCGGGTCGAACCGGGCGAGCGCATCGGCCTGATCGGGCGCGTCGCTTCGGGCAAGTCGACGCTGGGCCGGGTCATCTGCGGTCTCTATCCCTCGACGGGCGGCGCCATGACCATCGACGATGTCGACAGCCGCCAATATCATCCGCATGAGCTGCGTTCCGCCTTCCGTTATGTCGGGCAGGATGCCGAACTGTTCAGCGGATCGGTGCGTGAGAACCTGCTGCTCGGCGCTCGCGAGGCGGATGACGAGAAGTTGCTGGAGGCGTTGGAGCGTTCGGGGGCGTCGCGTTTCTTCGGGCGCGATGCGGCGGGGTTCGACCTGCATATCGGTGAGCGCGGCAACCGTCTGTCGGGCGGGCAGAGGAGTTTCCTGGTGCTGGCGCGGGCGCTGGTGGAGCCAGCGAAGCTGCTCTTCCTCGATGAGCCGACCGGCGCGATGGACAATCAGACCGAAAATCTGTTCATCGATCATCTGGAAAAGGCGCTGGAGCCGCAGCAGACGCTGATCGTGTCGACCCACCGCCATGCGCTGCTACGTATCGTGGACCGGCTGATCGTGATCGATCAGGGCGTGGTGCTGGCCGATGGCCCGCGCGACGAGATCATCGGCCAGCTTCAGCGTGGAGCAGGGCAATGA
- a CDS encoding cell wall hydrolase, giving the protein MSALVRSVGIAAPVALAVATAVLWHHEPPRPAMKARIVEAASPIPRQYLALVAMTEQADPAAEGGAVEGDRAREQNQRLGFAGGTISAAKPFRALATAGEDHDRALQCLTQAVYYEAAREPESGQRAVAQVVLNRVRHPAFAKTVCGVVYQRFDASVCQFSFVCDGSLARHPLPDLWNRAKRIAADALNGRVERDVGTATHYHADYVFPRWAPHLAKLAQIGAHIFYRWPGGWGLPGAFTGRYAGGEHIPAFDASRFAAVPEPVVDYPPVAALPERRATNDVGGRMDPTKGWKLSIPDPAQSGGALSEMLARQQKAAPVTLAADDHHIQGVQP; this is encoded by the coding sequence ATGAGCGCGCTGGTTCGCAGCGTCGGCATTGCCGCGCCGGTGGCGCTGGCGGTCGCGACGGCGGTGCTCTGGCATCATGAGCCGCCGCGTCCGGCCATGAAGGCAAGGATCGTGGAGGCCGCTTCGCCGATTCCGCGCCAATATCTGGCGCTGGTGGCCATGACGGAACAGGCCGATCCTGCCGCGGAAGGGGGCGCCGTGGAAGGAGATAGGGCGCGGGAACAAAATCAGCGCCTCGGCTTTGCCGGTGGCACTATCAGCGCGGCCAAGCCTTTCCGCGCCCTGGCGACGGCGGGTGAGGATCATGACCGCGCGCTCCAGTGCCTGACGCAGGCCGTTTATTATGAAGCCGCCCGTGAACCCGAAAGCGGCCAGCGCGCCGTCGCGCAGGTGGTGCTGAACCGGGTGCGCCATCCCGCCTTTGCCAAGACGGTCTGCGGCGTCGTCTATCAGCGCTTCGATGCGTCGGTGTGCCAGTTCAGCTTCGTCTGCGACGGTTCGCTCGCGCGCCATCCGTTGCCGGACCTGTGGAACCGGGCGAAGCGGATCGCCGCCGATGCGCTCAATGGCCGGGTCGAAAGGGATGTCGGCACCGCGACCCATTATCATGCCGATTATGTCTTCCCGCGCTGGGCGCCGCATCTGGCGAAACTGGCCCAGATCGGCGCGCATATCTTCTATCGCTGGCCGGGCGGCTGGGGTCTGCCGGGCGCGTTCACCGGGCGCTATGCGGGTGGTGAACATATTCCGGCCTTCGACGCATCGCGCTTCGCCGCCGTGCCAGAGCCGGTCGTCGACTATCCGCCGGTAGCGGCTCTGCCGGAAAGGCGGGCGACCAATGATGTCGGGGGCCGCATGGACCCGACCAAGGGGTGGAAGCTCTCCATTCCCGATCCCGCACAAAGCGGCGGCGCGCTCAGCGAGATGCTTGCGCGCCAGCAGAAGGCCGCGCCGGTGACGCTGGCGGCCGACGACCATCATATTCAAGGGGTGCAACCATGA
- a CDS encoding HlyD family type I secretion periplasmic adaptor subunit translates to MISRWIGWLRGQPGNKQVILYSGGGMLVFLMWASLAPVDEVTHGQGKVIPSSKAQVIQSAEPTTIEEILVRSGQKVSKGQLLVRLDDAIMASELGQLQAETRSLTARAGRLEKEGTGAGAICAAGADGRIAPECQQEQALAQVRESALRSKQDALAAQVDQRRRELGEAQATIDSLGGSVSLARKRVEMLEPLAAKSIVPQTELLDARRELVDAQGRLNAAQQQASRASAAIREAQAQLSEANYQFRQDALNERSQLEAKIAVNSESLRGAKGRAQRAEIRSPVDGVVNDVQVTTIGGYVSPGQKIMQVVPVGEKLLVEARVKPNDIAFIKTGDRAVVKVTAYDFSIYGGLTGTVQQVSADSVYDEATREAYFTVVVETDRAWLGSGAHKLPITPGMVCDVEILTGRKSVLAYLLKPIMKARTEALRER, encoded by the coding sequence ATGATTTCGCGCTGGATAGGCTGGCTGCGGGGGCAACCGGGCAACAAGCAGGTGATCCTCTACAGCGGCGGCGGCATGCTGGTTTTCCTGATGTGGGCCAGCCTGGCGCCGGTGGATGAAGTGACGCATGGGCAGGGCAAGGTGATCCCGTCCAGCAAGGCGCAGGTCATCCAGAGCGCGGAGCCGACCACCATCGAGGAAATCCTCGTCCGGTCGGGGCAGAAGGTGAGCAAGGGGCAATTGCTGGTGCGGCTGGACGACGCCATCATGGCGTCGGAACTGGGGCAGCTTCAGGCGGAGACGCGTTCGTTGACGGCGCGGGCTGGCCGGCTGGAGAAGGAAGGCACCGGCGCGGGCGCGATCTGCGCGGCGGGGGCCGATGGCCGGATCGCGCCCGAATGTCAGCAGGAGCAGGCGTTGGCGCAGGTGCGCGAGTCAGCGCTGCGCAGCAAGCAGGATGCGCTCGCCGCACAAGTCGACCAGCGCCGCCGCGAACTGGGCGAGGCGCAGGCGACCATCGACAGCCTGGGCGGCAGCGTCAGCCTTGCGCGCAAGCGGGTGGAGATGCTGGAACCGCTGGCCGCCAAGTCGATCGTCCCGCAGACCGAATTGCTCGATGCCCGGCGCGAACTTGTGGATGCGCAGGGACGGCTGAACGCGGCGCAGCAGCAGGCGTCGCGGGCCTCCGCGGCGATCCGCGAGGCGCAGGCGCAATTGTCCGAGGCGAATTACCAGTTCCGGCAGGATGCGCTGAACGAACGCAGCCAGTTGGAAGCCAAGATTGCCGTTAACAGCGAGTCTCTTCGGGGCGCAAAAGGACGGGCGCAGCGGGCGGAGATCCGCTCGCCCGTCGACGGTGTGGTGAATGATGTGCAGGTCACGACCATCGGCGGCTATGTCAGTCCCGGACAGAAGATCATGCAGGTCGTTCCCGTGGGCGAGAAACTGCTGGTCGAGGCGCGGGTGAAGCCCAATGACATCGCCTTCATCAAGACCGGCGACCGCGCGGTGGTGAAGGTGACGGCCTATGATTTCTCCATCTATGGCGGCCTGACCGGGACCGTGCAGCAGGTTTCGGCCGACAGCGTCTATGATGAAGCGACGCGGGAGGCCTATTTTACCGTGGTGGTGGAGACGGATCGTGCCTGGCTCGGTTCGGGTGCGCACAAGCTGCCCATCACGCCGGGCATGGTGTGCGACGTGGAAATCCTGACGGGGCGCAAGTCCGTGCTGGCCTATCTCCTGAAGCCGATCATGAAGGCGCGGACAGAGGCGCTCCGCGAACGATAA
- a CDS encoding transglutaminase-like cysteine peptidase: protein MSGFAPLLRLAAYRAAPALLAMAGGGHAMAETAYAPVDRISANLLAGGMSRLAAISAQQGGNMQPNWVMQPAAPDAIVNDRRFSDVFGKLPGWQLQGVQLSITSYRQPELVPGFMRDFLSAPTATAIPQANSFVMPARPIPALSGQPLPRNGQPDVFGSVAMPISHSLLDRKWASVSTALPGKGVWSAIVTAARGSSGQQQVEMINSWVNRRLRFVDDRAGGDDWASAARTLQSGTGDCEDYAIAKMTLLEAAGFDRHAMFLVIARDLARRADHAVLAVRIGEELMILDNMTDRVLPSSSVSDYRPIMSFNAFGRWTHGYRVTTPQPVQFAAR from the coding sequence ATGTCAGGCTTCGCCCCGCTCCTTCGTCTTGCCGCTTATCGCGCCGCGCCTGCCCTGCTCGCCATGGCTGGCGGCGGCCATGCCATGGCGGAAACGGCCTACGCGCCCGTCGATCGCATTTCCGCCAATCTGCTGGCCGGCGGCATGAGCCGTCTGGCGGCGATCAGCGCGCAGCAGGGCGGAAACATGCAGCCCAACTGGGTAATGCAGCCCGCCGCACCGGATGCCATCGTCAACGACCGGCGGTTCAGCGACGTCTTCGGCAAGCTCCCAGGCTGGCAGTTGCAGGGCGTCCAACTCTCCATAACCAGCTACCGCCAGCCGGAACTGGTGCCGGGCTTCATGCGCGATTTCCTGTCCGCCCCCACGGCGACGGCGATCCCGCAGGCCAACAGCTTCGTCATGCCGGCCCGCCCAATTCCCGCGCTCTCGGGCCAGCCCCTGCCGCGTAACGGTCAGCCCGATGTGTTCGGCTCGGTAGCCATGCCGATTTCCCACAGCCTGCTGGATCGCAAATGGGCCTCCGTTTCGACGGCGCTGCCCGGCAAGGGTGTCTGGAGCGCTATCGTCACCGCCGCTCGCGGTTCATCGGGTCAGCAACAGGTCGAGATGATCAACAGTTGGGTCAACCGGCGCCTGCGCTTCGTCGATGACCGGGCGGGCGGCGACGATTGGGCTTCCGCTGCACGGACGCTGCAAAGCGGCACGGGCGATTGCGAGGATTATGCCATCGCCAAGATGACGCTGCTGGAGGCGGCGGGCTTCGACCGGCACGCCATGTTCCTGGTCATCGCCCGCGATCTGGCGCGGCGCGCGGATCATGCCGTGCTGGCGGTGCGGATCGGCGAAGAGCTGATGATCCTCGACAATATGACCGACCGGGTTCTGCCTTCCTCCAGCGTCAGCGACTATCGGCCGATCATGAGCTTCAATGCCTTTGGCCGCTGGACCCATGGTTATCGGGTCACAACGCCACAGCCCGTACAGTTCGCGGCCCGCTGA
- the parE gene encoding DNA topoisomerase IV subunit B has product MSEDLFAANTSAAPQYDASTIEVLEGLEPVRRRPGMYIGGTDERALHHLASEVLDNSMDEAVAGHATRIEVTLEAGNRLTITDNGRGIPVDPHPKFPGKSALEVILTTLHSGGKFEGKAYATSGGLHGVGISVVNALSIVTVVEVARNKELFRQSFAQGLPTSELEKVGAAPNRRGTSVSFIPDHEIFGEQKFKPSRLYRLARSKAYLFAGVEIRWKCAPELITDDTPPEAVFQFPGGLADHLKEQVGDRECATSAFFSGSQDFPDSAGRVEWAVAWPLWSDGSYSWYCNTIPTPDGGTHETGLRAALVKGIRAFGDLVGQKKAKDITADDIVTSSEIMLSVFVRDPQFQSQTKDRLTSPEAARLVENAVRDHFDHYLSDHMERGKALLAYVLDRMDERLKRKQEKEVKRKTATSARKLRLPGKLTDCSNDDPEGAEIFLVEGDSAGGSAKQARDRKTQAILPLRGKILNVASANTAKILANQEIADMILALGCGTRKDCNPDNLRYERIVIMTDADVDGAHIATLLMTFFFQEMSELVRRGHLYLAQPPLYRLVAGGKSLYAKDDAHREQILRKEFKGKKVEVSRFKGLGEMNPGQLRETTMDPKTRSLIRVTLPDDVEDRQQVRELVDRLMGTNPAHRFAFIQENAANVDEETIDA; this is encoded by the coding sequence TGGACGAGGCGGTCGCCGGTCACGCCACCCGGATCGAGGTGACGCTGGAGGCTGGCAACAGGCTCACCATCACGGACAATGGCCGCGGCATTCCGGTCGATCCGCACCCGAAATTCCCCGGCAAGTCAGCGCTGGAGGTGATCCTCACCACGCTCCATTCGGGCGGCAAGTTCGAGGGCAAGGCCTATGCCACCTCGGGCGGCCTGCATGGCGTGGGCATCAGCGTGGTGAACGCGCTGTCGATCGTCACCGTGGTGGAGGTTGCGCGCAACAAGGAACTGTTCCGCCAGAGCTTCGCCCAGGGCCTGCCGACCAGCGAGTTGGAGAAGGTCGGCGCGGCGCCCAATCGGCGTGGCACCTCGGTCAGTTTCATCCCCGACCATGAGATTTTCGGGGAGCAGAAGTTCAAGCCCTCCCGCCTTTACCGGCTGGCACGGTCGAAAGCCTATCTGTTCGCTGGCGTTGAAATCCGCTGGAAATGCGCGCCGGAACTCATCACCGACGATACCCCGCCCGAGGCGGTGTTCCAGTTTCCCGGCGGTCTGGCCGATCACCTGAAGGAACAGGTCGGCGACCGCGAATGCGCGACCAGCGCCTTTTTCTCCGGCAGTCAGGATTTTCCGGACTCCGCGGGCCGGGTCGAATGGGCGGTCGCCTGGCCGCTCTGGTCGGATGGGTCCTACTCCTGGTATTGCAACACCATCCCGACCCCCGATGGCGGCACCCATGAAACCGGCCTGCGCGCGGCTCTCGTGAAGGGCATACGCGCCTTTGGTGATCTGGTTGGGCAGAAGAAGGCGAAGGACATCACCGCCGACGACATCGTGACCTCTTCGGAGATCATGCTGTCGGTCTTCGTCCGCGACCCGCAGTTCCAGAGCCAGACCAAGGACCGGCTCACCAGCCCCGAAGCCGCGCGACTGGTCGAGAACGCCGTGCGCGACCATTTCGATCATTATCTGTCGGACCATATGGAGCGCGGCAAGGCGCTGCTCGCCTATGTGCTCGACCGGATGGACGAGCGGCTGAAGCGCAAGCAGGAGAAGGAGGTCAAGCGCAAGACCGCCACCAGCGCGCGCAAGCTGCGCCTGCCCGGCAAGCTGACCGACTGTTCGAACGACGACCCAGAGGGCGCGGAAATCTTCCTGGTGGAAGGCGACTCCGCAGGCGGCTCCGCCAAGCAGGCGCGCGACCGCAAGACGCAGGCGATCCTGCCCCTGCGCGGCAAGATCCTGAACGTGGCATCGGCCAACACCGCCAAGATCCTCGCCAATCAGGAGATTGCCGACATGATCCTGGCGCTGGGCTGCGGCACGCGCAAGGACTGCAATCCCGATAACCTGCGCTACGAACGCATCGTCATCATGACCGACGCGGACGTGGACGGCGCGCATATCGCGACGTTGCTGATGACCTTCTTCTTCCAGGAGATGTCGGAACTGGTGCGGCGGGGCCATCTCTATCTGGCGCAACCGCCGCTCTATCGGCTCGTCGCGGGAGGCAAGAGCCTCTATGCCAAGGACGATGCGCATCGCGAGCAGATTCTGCGCAAGGAGTTCAAGGGCAAGAAGGTCGAGGTCAGCCGCTTCAAGGGGCTGGGCGAGATGAATCCGGGCCAGTTGCGCGAAACGACCATGGACCCGAAAACCCGCAGTCTGATCCGCGTGACCCTGCCCGATGATGTCGAGGACCGGCAGCAGGTGCGCGAACTGGTCGATCGACTGATGGGCACCAACCCGGCGCATCGCTTTGCCTTCATTCAGGAAAATGCCGCGAACGTCGATGAAGAAACCATCGACGCCTGA